A portion of the Parambassis ranga chromosome 22, fParRan2.1, whole genome shotgun sequence genome contains these proteins:
- the mipol1 gene encoding mirror-image polydactyly gene 1 protein isoform X3 — protein MYKANPRVNAELKHRLPSPAKERHGSPDSIHRAGTTQSPDHDERPLTPQPLQELQTSCSPSLVSHRTSVSPVSPPSHRRSVSPLSSRIPRGAKEMELSASRGPSPLAETSGDAPDQAAGCPASPVLRRHLLIMGDSQMSASNQSVSPDKNISFLLKELDALREVNNKLQEQLVQREKELQRREVEEELKEEQREAQDWGRPAGLLEKVLAAQKARDQALMSRLLLANEERDEALLRARRLQQAAESEPVTLQDADMVNMDIEELLQRVCDADSAQEVQQFGSVLVQCLQLAQQRRSDITAQEMKAVMEERDECAVRETLMMMMQRERDGALEDRRRLEAEIRALRANHSSQNTPPSQPSLPGDAVTHHTSSTGVQHQHLSADQQSMEAELKRCQEAEREASERVCRLERLVEVLRKKVGTGSLRAII, from the exons CTAATCCCAGAGTGAACGCAGAACTCAAACATCGTCTTCCATCACCGGCCAAAGAGCGGCACGGCAGCCCGGACAG CATTCACAGAGCAGGGACCACCCAGAGCCCGGACCACGACGAGCGGCCACTGA cccCTCAGCCCCTGCAGGAGCTTCAGACCTCCTGCTCTCCATCCCTGGTGTCCCACAGGACGTCCGTCTCTCCCGTCTCACCTCCTTCCCACAGGAGGTCTGTGTCTCCACTGTCCTCCAGGATTCCTAGAGGTGCTAAGGAGATGGAGCTTTCTGCGAGCAGAGGCCCTTCTCCTCTGGCAGAGACCTCTGGAGACGCCCCAGATCAAGCTGCAGGCTGTCCTGCTAGTCCTGTCCTCAGGAGACATCTGCTCATCATGGGTGACAG tcagatgTCTGCGTCCAATCAGAGCGTCAGTCCAGATAAAAACATCTCATTTCTACTGAAGGAGCTTGATGCTCTGAGAGAGGTCAACAACAAg TTGCAGGAACAGCTGGTTCAGAGGGagaaggagctgcagaggagggaggtggaggaggagctgaaggaggagcagagggaggccCAAGACTGGGGGAGACCTGCag GGCTGTTGGAGAAGGTGCTGGCTGCTCAGAAGGCCAGAGATCAGGCTCTGATGTCACGACTTCTGCTGGCCAATGAGGAGAGAGATGAGGCTTTGCTCCGCGCCCGTCGGTTGCAGCAGGCTGCTGA GTCCGAACCCGTAACTCTGCAGGACGCCGACATGGTGAACATG GACATCGAAGAGCTTCTTCAGCGTGTCTGTGACGCAGACTCTGCGCAGGAAGTCCAGCAGTTTGGCTCGGTTCTGGTTCAGTGTCTACAGTTGGCACAGCAACGACgaagtgacatcacagctcaGGAAATGaaggcagtgatggaggagagggACGAGTGTGCCGTCAGA GAGacgctgatgatgatgatgcagagggagagggacggCGCTCTGGAGGACAGACGCCGCCTGGAGGCAGAGATTCGGGCGCTACGAGCCAATCACAG CTCTCAGAACACCCCTCCCTCCCAGCCCTCGTTGCCAGGCGATGCGGTGACCCATCACACCTCATCCACCGGGGTCCAGCATCAGCACCTGTCCGCAGACCAGCAGAGCATGGAGGCGGAGCTTAAGCGCTGCCAGGAGGCGGAGCGAGAGGCCAGCGAAAGGGTCTGCAG gttGGAGCGCCTGGTTGAAGTTCTGAGGAAGAAGGTTGGAACAGGAAGTCTCAGAGCCATCATCTGA
- the mipol1 gene encoding mirror-image polydactyly gene 1 protein isoform X2, whose amino-acid sequence MYKANPRVNAELKHRLPSPAKERHGSPDSIHRAGTTQSPDHDERPLTPQPLQELQTSCSPSLVSHRTSVSPVSPPSHRRSVSPLSSRIPRGAKEMELSASRGPSPLAETSGDAPDQAAGCPASPVLRRHLLIMGDSQMSASNQSVSPDKNISFLLKELDALREVNNKLQEQLVQREKELQRREVEEELKEEQREAQDWGRPAGLLEKVLAAQKARDQALMSRLLLANEERDEALLRARRLQQAAESEPVTLQDADMDIEELLQRVCDADSAQEVQQFGSVLVQCLQLAQQRRSDITAQEMKAVMEERDECAVRCKRMEQDRHDRQQQASEETLMMMMQRERDGALEDRRRLEAEIRALRANHSSQNTPPSQPSLPGDAVTHHTSSTGVQHQHLSADQQSMEAELKRCQEAEREASERVCRLERLVEVLRKKVGTGSLRAII is encoded by the exons CTAATCCCAGAGTGAACGCAGAACTCAAACATCGTCTTCCATCACCGGCCAAAGAGCGGCACGGCAGCCCGGACAG CATTCACAGAGCAGGGACCACCCAGAGCCCGGACCACGACGAGCGGCCACTGA cccCTCAGCCCCTGCAGGAGCTTCAGACCTCCTGCTCTCCATCCCTGGTGTCCCACAGGACGTCCGTCTCTCCCGTCTCACCTCCTTCCCACAGGAGGTCTGTGTCTCCACTGTCCTCCAGGATTCCTAGAGGTGCTAAGGAGATGGAGCTTTCTGCGAGCAGAGGCCCTTCTCCTCTGGCAGAGACCTCTGGAGACGCCCCAGATCAAGCTGCAGGCTGTCCTGCTAGTCCTGTCCTCAGGAGACATCTGCTCATCATGGGTGACAG tcagatgTCTGCGTCCAATCAGAGCGTCAGTCCAGATAAAAACATCTCATTTCTACTGAAGGAGCTTGATGCTCTGAGAGAGGTCAACAACAAg TTGCAGGAACAGCTGGTTCAGAGGGagaaggagctgcagaggagggaggtggaggaggagctgaaggaggagcagagggaggccCAAGACTGGGGGAGACCTGCag GGCTGTTGGAGAAGGTGCTGGCTGCTCAGAAGGCCAGAGATCAGGCTCTGATGTCACGACTTCTGCTGGCCAATGAGGAGAGAGATGAGGCTTTGCTCCGCGCCCGTCGGTTGCAGCAGGCTGCTGA GTCCGAACCCGTAACTCTGCAGGACGCCGACATG GACATCGAAGAGCTTCTTCAGCGTGTCTGTGACGCAGACTCTGCGCAGGAAGTCCAGCAGTTTGGCTCGGTTCTGGTTCAGTGTCTACAGTTGGCACAGCAACGACgaagtgacatcacagctcaGGAAATGaaggcagtgatggaggagagggACGAGTGTGCCGTCAGA TGTAAACGGATGGAACAGGACCGccatgacagacagcagcaggccaGCGAG GAGacgctgatgatgatgatgcagagggagagggacggCGCTCTGGAGGACAGACGCCGCCTGGAGGCAGAGATTCGGGCGCTACGAGCCAATCACAG CTCTCAGAACACCCCTCCCTCCCAGCCCTCGTTGCCAGGCGATGCGGTGACCCATCACACCTCATCCACCGGGGTCCAGCATCAGCACCTGTCCGCAGACCAGCAGAGCATGGAGGCGGAGCTTAAGCGCTGCCAGGAGGCGGAGCGAGAGGCCAGCGAAAGGGTCTGCAG gttGGAGCGCCTGGTTGAAGTTCTGAGGAAGAAGGTTGGAACAGGAAGTCTCAGAGCCATCATCTGA
- the mipol1 gene encoding mirror-image polydactyly gene 1 protein isoform X1, which produces MYKANPRVNAELKHRLPSPAKERHGSPDSIHRAGTTQSPDHDERPLTPQPLQELQTSCSPSLVSHRTSVSPVSPPSHRRSVSPLSSRIPRGAKEMELSASRGPSPLAETSGDAPDQAAGCPASPVLRRHLLIMGDSQMSASNQSVSPDKNISFLLKELDALREVNNKLQEQLVQREKELQRREVEEELKEEQREAQDWGRPAGLLEKVLAAQKARDQALMSRLLLANEERDEALLRARRLQQAAESEPVTLQDADMVNMDIEELLQRVCDADSAQEVQQFGSVLVQCLQLAQQRRSDITAQEMKAVMEERDECAVRCKRMEQDRHDRQQQASEETLMMMMQRERDGALEDRRRLEAEIRALRANHSSQNTPPSQPSLPGDAVTHHTSSTGVQHQHLSADQQSMEAELKRCQEAEREASERVCRLERLVEVLRKKVGTGSLRAII; this is translated from the exons CTAATCCCAGAGTGAACGCAGAACTCAAACATCGTCTTCCATCACCGGCCAAAGAGCGGCACGGCAGCCCGGACAG CATTCACAGAGCAGGGACCACCCAGAGCCCGGACCACGACGAGCGGCCACTGA cccCTCAGCCCCTGCAGGAGCTTCAGACCTCCTGCTCTCCATCCCTGGTGTCCCACAGGACGTCCGTCTCTCCCGTCTCACCTCCTTCCCACAGGAGGTCTGTGTCTCCACTGTCCTCCAGGATTCCTAGAGGTGCTAAGGAGATGGAGCTTTCTGCGAGCAGAGGCCCTTCTCCTCTGGCAGAGACCTCTGGAGACGCCCCAGATCAAGCTGCAGGCTGTCCTGCTAGTCCTGTCCTCAGGAGACATCTGCTCATCATGGGTGACAG tcagatgTCTGCGTCCAATCAGAGCGTCAGTCCAGATAAAAACATCTCATTTCTACTGAAGGAGCTTGATGCTCTGAGAGAGGTCAACAACAAg TTGCAGGAACAGCTGGTTCAGAGGGagaaggagctgcagaggagggaggtggaggaggagctgaaggaggagcagagggaggccCAAGACTGGGGGAGACCTGCag GGCTGTTGGAGAAGGTGCTGGCTGCTCAGAAGGCCAGAGATCAGGCTCTGATGTCACGACTTCTGCTGGCCAATGAGGAGAGAGATGAGGCTTTGCTCCGCGCCCGTCGGTTGCAGCAGGCTGCTGA GTCCGAACCCGTAACTCTGCAGGACGCCGACATGGTGAACATG GACATCGAAGAGCTTCTTCAGCGTGTCTGTGACGCAGACTCTGCGCAGGAAGTCCAGCAGTTTGGCTCGGTTCTGGTTCAGTGTCTACAGTTGGCACAGCAACGACgaagtgacatcacagctcaGGAAATGaaggcagtgatggaggagagggACGAGTGTGCCGTCAGA TGTAAACGGATGGAACAGGACCGccatgacagacagcagcaggccaGCGAG GAGacgctgatgatgatgatgcagagggagagggacggCGCTCTGGAGGACAGACGCCGCCTGGAGGCAGAGATTCGGGCGCTACGAGCCAATCACAG CTCTCAGAACACCCCTCCCTCCCAGCCCTCGTTGCCAGGCGATGCGGTGACCCATCACACCTCATCCACCGGGGTCCAGCATCAGCACCTGTCCGCAGACCAGCAGAGCATGGAGGCGGAGCTTAAGCGCTGCCAGGAGGCGGAGCGAGAGGCCAGCGAAAGGGTCTGCAG gttGGAGCGCCTGGTTGAAGTTCTGAGGAAGAAGGTTGGAACAGGAAGTCTCAGAGCCATCATCTGA